From Aquabacterium sp. A3, a single genomic window includes:
- a CDS encoding MBL fold metallo-hydrolase produces MKWPESLVVLERGWLSSNNIVFLGDEPAVVDTSYVTHGDHTLRLIDQALDGQPLRRIVNTHLHSDHAGGNALLQARHEVRTWIPPGESGLVDTWDEDGLSYRRTSQQCPRFTYDALIHPGDTLSLGGEDWRVLPAPGHDHAMVMLWCERQGILVSADALWRHGFGVIFPELAGIPGFEAQAGTLALIESLQPRAVIPGHGAPFFEADGAVTAALQAARSRLRWLQDDPQRHVHHALKVLLAFKLLEVQRLDRAAITDIMGACLHDSPGLHALSASGALAPEALASSVAQELVRSGVACWEDGLLVARSV; encoded by the coding sequence ATGAAGTGGCCTGAATCCCTGGTGGTGCTGGAGCGCGGTTGGCTCTCGTCGAACAACATCGTGTTCCTCGGCGACGAGCCGGCCGTGGTCGACACCTCTTATGTCACCCATGGTGACCACACCCTGCGCCTCATTGACCAGGCCCTGGACGGGCAGCCCTTGCGCCGCATCGTCAACACCCACCTGCACTCGGACCACGCCGGTGGCAACGCCTTGCTGCAGGCCCGCCACGAGGTGCGCACCTGGATCCCACCGGGCGAGAGCGGCTTGGTGGACACCTGGGACGAGGACGGCCTGAGTTACCGGCGCACCAGCCAGCAGTGCCCACGCTTCACCTACGATGCGCTCATCCATCCGGGCGACACCCTGAGCCTGGGCGGCGAGGACTGGCGCGTGTTGCCTGCGCCGGGCCATGACCACGCCATGGTGATGCTGTGGTGTGAGCGGCAGGGCATCCTGGTGTCGGCCGACGCCTTGTGGCGCCATGGTTTCGGGGTCATCTTTCCCGAATTGGCCGGCATCCCCGGCTTTGAGGCGCAAGCCGGCACGCTGGCACTGATCGAGTCGTTGCAGCCCCGGGCGGTGATCCCGGGGCATGGCGCGCCGTTTTTCGAAGCCGATGGCGCCGTGACGGCCGCGCTGCAGGCCGCCCGCTCGCGCCTGCGCTGGCTGCAGGATGATCCGCAACGCCATGTGCACCATGCCCTGAAGGTGCTGCTGGCCTTCAAGCTGCTGGAGGTTCAGCGGCTGGATCGGGCGGCCATCACGGACATCATGGGCGCCTGTCTGCACGACAGCCCGGGCCTGCACGCCCTGAGCGCCTCGGGGGCGCTGGCGCCGGAGGCCCTGGCCAGCAGCGTGGCTCAGGAGCTGGTGCGGTCTGGCGTGGCGTGCTGGGAAGACGGCCTGCTCGTGGCCAGGTCCGTCTGA
- a CDS encoding methyl-accepting chemotaxis protein, translating to MHTSDTTARPAQQRTGHTRPARLADFFRYHGLWAPGVRLFRRLHFRAKALILSAMFIIPIVLLSWQYFGDKQAMIDFTRGERLGVEALHAYIAVQQALVEIQATEAAAAHGLPGAQARLTQLRAGMQASLAHLAGQARQHGDPMALTPVVDELSRRWQNASTTRDPALQAAMHAALQAVLDQIGDASGLVLDPDLDSFYLMKTLVFSLPAAMNDLGYLWSAGAVAAASGPAPAERQREWQVAEAQYNAAWREVKHAYTRAIKGNTALQTQLDDAPLGGGESLYVSGRGAILGTAPVSLDAYVAQGQAAVQEVVALYQRTLPLLDDLLAQRESRLQQAMVGTASVLVISLLVAWYLFLSFRKVLEGGLNEVAFHIDAMRDGDLTTEPRAWGGDEAARLMITLKDMQAALKRVVSEVRGAADTIVHASQEIAAGSTDLSNRTAQSAGRLQQSASAMETVSATVEQTAQSAAQASMLADTNAQAASSGGQIISSVIETMSEIQGASRQINDIVGTIDGIAFQTNILALNAAVEAARAGEQGRGFAVVASEVRALAQRTSTAAREVKRLIGTSVDKVDAGGAVVRQAGESMQAIVAHAQQVNALLAEIASGARDQATGVQQTAQAVQALDGATQQNAALVEQTAAAAASLREQAQRLAQGVAVFKLA from the coding sequence ATGCACACATCAGACACGACGGCCCGTCCTGCGCAGCAGCGCACAGGCCACACGCGACCGGCTCGACTGGCCGACTTCTTTCGCTACCATGGGCTGTGGGCCCCGGGTGTGCGCCTGTTCAGGCGCCTGCACTTTCGGGCCAAGGCGCTGATCCTGTCGGCCATGTTCATCATCCCCATCGTGCTGCTGTCGTGGCAGTACTTCGGGGACAAGCAGGCCATGATCGACTTCACCAGGGGTGAGCGCCTGGGCGTCGAGGCCCTGCACGCCTACATCGCCGTGCAGCAGGCGCTGGTGGAAATACAGGCCACGGAGGCGGCCGCAGCCCACGGGCTGCCGGGCGCCCAGGCGCGCCTGACCCAATTGCGCGCCGGCATGCAGGCCAGCCTGGCGCACCTGGCGGGGCAGGCACGCCAGCACGGTGATCCGATGGCGCTGACCCCGGTGGTCGATGAGCTGTCGCGACGCTGGCAGAACGCCAGCACGACCCGCGACCCGGCCCTGCAAGCAGCCATGCATGCGGCCCTGCAAGCCGTGCTGGATCAGATCGGCGACGCCTCGGGCCTGGTGCTGGACCCGGACCTGGACAGCTTCTACCTGATGAAAACGCTGGTGTTCAGCCTGCCAGCAGCCATGAACGACCTGGGGTACCTGTGGAGCGCCGGCGCGGTGGCGGCGGCCAGCGGGCCCGCACCCGCCGAACGACAGCGCGAATGGCAGGTGGCCGAGGCACAGTACAACGCGGCATGGCGCGAGGTGAAACATGCCTACACCCGGGCCATCAAAGGCAACACCGCCTTGCAGACCCAACTGGACGACGCGCCCCTGGGCGGCGGCGAATCGCTGTATGTCAGCGGGCGCGGCGCCATCCTGGGCACGGCGCCCGTGTCGCTCGACGCTTACGTCGCCCAGGGCCAGGCCGCCGTCCAGGAGGTCGTGGCCCTGTACCAGCGCACCCTGCCCTTGCTGGACGACCTGCTGGCCCAGCGCGAAAGCCGGCTGCAGCAGGCCATGGTGGGCACCGCCTCGGTGCTGGTGATCAGCCTGCTGGTGGCCTGGTACCTCTTCCTGTCGTTCCGCAAGGTGCTGGAAGGCGGACTCAACGAGGTGGCGTTTCACATCGACGCGATGCGCGACGGCGACCTCACCACCGAACCCAGGGCCTGGGGTGGCGACGAGGCGGCCCGCCTGATGATCACCCTCAAGGACATGCAGGCCGCCCTGAAACGGGTGGTCAGCGAGGTGCGCGGCGCGGCCGACACCATCGTGCACGCCAGCCAGGAGATCGCCGCCGGCTCGACCGACCTGTCCAACCGCACGGCCCAGTCGGCCGGGCGCCTGCAGCAGTCCGCATCGGCCATGGAAACCGTGTCGGCCACCGTCGAGCAAACAGCGCAATCGGCGGCACAGGCCTCGATGCTGGCCGACACCAATGCGCAGGCCGCCAGCAGCGGCGGCCAGATCATCAGCTCGGTGATCGAAACCATGAGCGAGATTCAAGGCGCCTCGCGCCAGATCAACGACATCGTGGGCACCATCGACGGCATCGCCTTTCAGACGAACATCCTGGCGCTCAACGCGGCCGTGGAGGCCGCCCGCGCCGGCGAACAAGGCCGGGGATTTGCCGTGGTGGCCAGCGAGGTGCGGGCCCTGGCGCAGCGCACCTCCACGGCCGCGCGCGAGGTCAAGCGCCTCATCGGCACCAGCGTGGACAAGGTCGACGCCGGTGGCGCCGTGGTGCGCCAGGCCGGCGAGTCCATGCAGGCCATCGTGGCCCATGCGCAGCAGGTCAACGCCCTGCTGGCCGAGATCGCCTCGGGCGCACGCGACCAGGCCACCGGCGTGCAGCAAACGGCACAGGCGGTGCAGGCGCTGGATGGCGCCACACAGCAAAACGCGGCGCTGGTGGAACAAACTGCCGCGGCCGCCGCCTCACTGCGCGAACAGGCCCAGCGCCTGGCGCAGGGGGTGGCGGTGTTCAAGCTGGCCTGA